Proteins encoded in a region of the Zea mays cultivar B73 chromosome 4, Zm-B73-REFERENCE-NAM-5.0, whole genome shotgun sequence genome:
- the LOC100191854 gene encoding uncharacterized protein LOC100191854, whose translation MSATSSFTAGESSRAGEQPERDEVVEFLDCPWVALSSAIVVIGANDERARMLAPGASDIFLDLQPPLVGASYLVLPERIVAHYRYSGYQPCVLSACSNCLLFLAIQAEGVSNPAFFLGNARARTVVRLPDVPAHLGVNIIRRQSIGLIADQRHDGHYMVAQLHPTWTTLHKTLLCYSTVTDQWTARPLASAEEHPRWGAHGVLAHGGLLWWIDVSYGMLVCDPFAADDNLHLRFIPLPVGSMLMAQPELMAHGLRFISRSGLMAHQRFIRPSQGKLRYVEIQGAPSGMLTTNYQPPSNPQVRMFTLVSQEGQHHWVHEYTATFLDIWSYRSYADAGLPRGVVPSLALIDPNNANIIYFFQGTTLFAVDRYARKVLHHLQYLVDVVDSTYADLTLQNSRYVSAWELPPGVFVNGHGPNGGS comes from the exons ATGTCAGCCACGTCGTCGTTCACAGCGGGGGAGTCGTCTCGAGCTGGCGAGCAACCGGAGCGCGACGAGGTGGTCGAGTTCCTGGACTGCCCTTGGGTAGCACTCTCCTCCGCCATCGTCGTCATCGGCGCCAACGACGAGCGGGCACGGATGCTCGCGCCCGGTGCCTCCGACATCTTTCTCGACCTCCAGCCCCCGCTGGTCGGCGCCTCCTATCTGGTCCTGCCCGAGCGCATCGTCGCGCACTACAGGTATTCAGGCTACCAACCCTGCGTCTTGTCCGCCTGCTCCAACTGCCTCCTCTTCCTGGCTATCCAAGCCGAGGGCGTCTCGAACCCGGCCTTCTTCCTCGGCAACGCCCGCGCCCGCACCGTCGTCCGCCTCCCCGACGTCCCCGCCCACCTCGGCGTCAACATCATCCGGCGACAGAGCATTGGTCTCATCGCCGATCAGCGACACGATGGACATTACATGGTGGCCCAGCTCCACCCCACCTGGACGACCCTCCACAAGACCCTGCTATGCTACTCCACCGTCACCGACCAGTGGACTGCCAGGCCGCTGGCCTCCGCCGAGGAGCACCCTCGCTGGGGCGCCCACGGCGTTCTCGCCCACGGCGGCCTCCTCTGGTGGATCGACGTCTCCTACGGCATGCTCGTCTGCGACCCTTTCGCCGCAGACGACAACCTGCACCTCCGCTTTATCCCGCTCCCGGTCGGCTCCATGCTCATGGCCCAGCCAGAGCTCATGGCCCATGGCCTCCGCTTTATCTCCCGCTCAGGGCTCATGGCCCATCAACGCTTCATCAGGCCCAGCCAGGGCAAGCTGCGATACGTGGAGATCCAAGGAGCCCCCAGCGGTATGCTTACTACCAACTACCAGCCCCCGTCGAACCCCCAGGTCCGCATGTTCACGCTCGTCAGCCAAGAGGGCCAGCATCACTGGGTACACGAGTACACGGCGACCTTCCTCGACATTTGGAGCTACCGCAGCTACGCCGACGCCGGTCTGCCCCGGGGCGTGGTGCCTTCGCTCGCCCTCATCGACCCCAACAACGCCAACATCATCTACTTCTTCCAGGGCACGACGCTCTTCGCAGTGGACAGATACGCCAGGAAGGTCTTGCACCACCTGCAATACTTGGTAGACGTAGTAGACTCCACATACGCGGACCTCACGTTGCAGAACTCCCGCTACGTTAGTGCCTGGGAGCTGCCACCAGGAGTTTTCGTCAACGGTCATGGGCCAAACG GTGGGAGCTGA